One window of Arvicola amphibius chromosome 6, mArvAmp1.2, whole genome shotgun sequence genomic DNA carries:
- the Srsf10 gene encoding serine/arginine-rich splicing factor 10 isoform X2, with protein MSRYLRPPNTSLFVRNVADDTRSEDLRREFGRYGPIVDVYVPLDFYTRRPRGFAYVQFEDVRDAEDALHNLDRKWICGRQIEIQFAQGDRKTPNQMKAKEGRNVYSSSRYDDYDRYRRSRSRSYERRRSRSRSFDYNYRRSYSPRNRPTGRPRRSRSHSDNDRFKHRNRSFSRSKSNSRSRSKSQPKKEMKAKSRSRSASHTKTRGTSKTDSKTHYKSGSRYEKESRKKEPPRSKSQSRSQSRSRSKSRSRSWTSPKSSGH; from the exons ATGTCCCGCTACCTGCGCCCCCCCAACACGTCTCTGTTCGTCAGGAATGTGGCGGACGACACCAG GTCTGAAGATTTACGTCGGGAATTTGGTCGTTATGGTCCAATAGTAGATGTTTATGTTCCGCTTGATTTCTACACTCGACGGCCAAGAGGATTTGCATATGTTCA ATTTGAGGATGTTCGTGATGCTGAAGATGCTTTACATAATTTGGACAGAAAATGGATTTGTGGGCGTCAGATTGAAATACAGTTCGCACAGGGGGATCGGAAGA CACCAAATCAAATGAAAgccaaggaagggagaaatgtataCAGCTCTTCACGATATGACGATTATGATCGATATAGACGTTCTCGGAGCCGAAGTTATGAAAGGAGGAGATCAAGGAGTCGCTCTTTTGATTACAACTATAGGAGATCTTACAGTCCTAGAAA TAGACCGACTGGAAGACCACGGCGTAGCCGAAGCCATTCCGACAATGATAG ATTCAAACACCGAAATCGATCTTTTTCAAGATCTAAATCCAATTCAAGATCACGGTCCAAGTCCCAgcccaagaaagaaatgaaggctaAATCACGTTCTAGGTCTGCATCTCACACCAAAACTAGAGGCACCTCTAAAACAGATTCCAAAACACATTATAAGTCTGGCTCAAGATATGAAAAGGAATCAAGGAAAAAAGAACCACCTAGATCCAAATCTCAGTCAAGATCACAGTCTAGGTCTAGGTCAAAATCTAGGTCAAGGTCTTGGACTAGTCCCAAGTCCAGTGGCCACTGA
- the Srsf10 gene encoding serine/arginine-rich splicing factor 10 isoform X5: MSRYLRPPNTSLFVRNVADDTRSEDLRREFGRYGPIVDVYVPLDFYTRRPRGFAYVQFEDVRDAEDALHNLDRKWICGRQIEIQFAQGDRKTPNQMKAKEGRNVYSSSRYDDYDRYRRSRSRSYERRRSRSRSFDYNYRRSYSPRNSRPTGRPRRSRSHSDNDRFKHRNRSFSRSKSNSRSRSKSQPKKEMKAKSRSRPNCSWNTQYSSAYYTSRKI; the protein is encoded by the exons ATGTCCCGCTACCTGCGCCCCCCCAACACGTCTCTGTTCGTCAGGAATGTGGCGGACGACACCAG GTCTGAAGATTTACGTCGGGAATTTGGTCGTTATGGTCCAATAGTAGATGTTTATGTTCCGCTTGATTTCTACACTCGACGGCCAAGAGGATTTGCATATGTTCA ATTTGAGGATGTTCGTGATGCTGAAGATGCTTTACATAATTTGGACAGAAAATGGATTTGTGGGCGTCAGATTGAAATACAGTTCGCACAGGGGGATCGGAAGA CACCAAATCAAATGAAAgccaaggaagggagaaatgtataCAGCTCTTCACGATATGACGATTATGATCGATATAGACGTTCTCGGAGCCGAAGTTATGAAAGGAGGAGATCAAGGAGTCGCTCTTTTGATTACAACTATAGGAGATCTTACAGTCCTAGAAA CAGTAGACCGACTGGAAGACCACGGCGTAGCCGAAGCCATTCCGACAATGATAG ATTCAAACACCGAAATCGATCTTTTTCAAGATCTAAATCCAATTCAAGATCACGGTCCAAGTCCCAgcccaagaaagaaatgaaggctaAATCACGTTCTAG ACCAAACTGCAGCTGGAATACCCAGTACAGTTCTGCTTACTACACTTCAAGAAAGATCTGA
- the Srsf10 gene encoding serine/arginine-rich splicing factor 10 isoform X4 yields MSRYLRPPNTSLFVRNVADDTRSEDLRREFGRYGPIVDVYVPLDFYTRRPRGFAYVQFEDVRDAEDALHNLDRKWICGRQIEIQFAQGDRKTPNQMKAKEGRNVYSSSRYDDYDRYRRSRSRSYERRRSRSRSFDYNYRRSYSPRNRPTGRPRRSRSHSDNDRPNCSWNTQYSSAYYTSRKI; encoded by the exons ATGTCCCGCTACCTGCGCCCCCCCAACACGTCTCTGTTCGTCAGGAATGTGGCGGACGACACCAG GTCTGAAGATTTACGTCGGGAATTTGGTCGTTATGGTCCAATAGTAGATGTTTATGTTCCGCTTGATTTCTACACTCGACGGCCAAGAGGATTTGCATATGTTCA ATTTGAGGATGTTCGTGATGCTGAAGATGCTTTACATAATTTGGACAGAAAATGGATTTGTGGGCGTCAGATTGAAATACAGTTCGCACAGGGGGATCGGAAGA CACCAAATCAAATGAAAgccaaggaagggagaaatgtataCAGCTCTTCACGATATGACGATTATGATCGATATAGACGTTCTCGGAGCCGAAGTTATGAAAGGAGGAGATCAAGGAGTCGCTCTTTTGATTACAACTATAGGAGATCTTACAGTCCTAGAAA TAGACCGACTGGAAGACCACGGCGTAGCCGAAGCCATTCCGACAATGATAG ACCAAACTGCAGCTGGAATACCCAGTACAGTTCTGCTTACTACACTTCAAGAAAGATCTGA
- the Srsf10 gene encoding serine/arginine-rich splicing factor 10 isoform X3 has protein sequence MSRYLRPPNTSLFVRNVADDTRSEDLRREFGRYGPIVDVYVPLDFYTRRPRGFAYVQFEDVRDAEDALHNLDRKWICGRQIEIQFAQGDRKTPNQMKAKEGRNVYSSSRYDDYDRYRRSRSRSYERRRSRSRSFDYNYRRSYSPRNSRPTGRPRRSRSHSDNDRPNCSWNTQYSSAYYTSRKI, from the exons ATGTCCCGCTACCTGCGCCCCCCCAACACGTCTCTGTTCGTCAGGAATGTGGCGGACGACACCAG GTCTGAAGATTTACGTCGGGAATTTGGTCGTTATGGTCCAATAGTAGATGTTTATGTTCCGCTTGATTTCTACACTCGACGGCCAAGAGGATTTGCATATGTTCA ATTTGAGGATGTTCGTGATGCTGAAGATGCTTTACATAATTTGGACAGAAAATGGATTTGTGGGCGTCAGATTGAAATACAGTTCGCACAGGGGGATCGGAAGA CACCAAATCAAATGAAAgccaaggaagggagaaatgtataCAGCTCTTCACGATATGACGATTATGATCGATATAGACGTTCTCGGAGCCGAAGTTATGAAAGGAGGAGATCAAGGAGTCGCTCTTTTGATTACAACTATAGGAGATCTTACAGTCCTAGAAA CAGTAGACCGACTGGAAGACCACGGCGTAGCCGAAGCCATTCCGACAATGATAG ACCAAACTGCAGCTGGAATACCCAGTACAGTTCTGCTTACTACACTTCAAGAAAGATCTGA
- the Srsf10 gene encoding serine/arginine-rich splicing factor 10 isoform X1, giving the protein MSRYLRPPNTSLFVRNVADDTRSEDLRREFGRYGPIVDVYVPLDFYTRRPRGFAYVQFEDVRDAEDALHNLDRKWICGRQIEIQFAQGDRKTPNQMKAKEGRNVYSSSRYDDYDRYRRSRSRSYERRRSRSRSFDYNYRRSYSPRNSRPTGRPRRSRSHSDNDRFKHRNRSFSRSKSNSRSRSKSQPKKEMKAKSRSRSASHTKTRGTSKTDSKTHYKSGSRYEKESRKKEPPRSKSQSRSQSRSRSKSRSRSWTSPKSSGH; this is encoded by the exons ATGTCCCGCTACCTGCGCCCCCCCAACACGTCTCTGTTCGTCAGGAATGTGGCGGACGACACCAG GTCTGAAGATTTACGTCGGGAATTTGGTCGTTATGGTCCAATAGTAGATGTTTATGTTCCGCTTGATTTCTACACTCGACGGCCAAGAGGATTTGCATATGTTCA ATTTGAGGATGTTCGTGATGCTGAAGATGCTTTACATAATTTGGACAGAAAATGGATTTGTGGGCGTCAGATTGAAATACAGTTCGCACAGGGGGATCGGAAGA CACCAAATCAAATGAAAgccaaggaagggagaaatgtataCAGCTCTTCACGATATGACGATTATGATCGATATAGACGTTCTCGGAGCCGAAGTTATGAAAGGAGGAGATCAAGGAGTCGCTCTTTTGATTACAACTATAGGAGATCTTACAGTCCTAGAAA CAGTAGACCGACTGGAAGACCACGGCGTAGCCGAAGCCATTCCGACAATGATAG ATTCAAACACCGAAATCGATCTTTTTCAAGATCTAAATCCAATTCAAGATCACGGTCCAAGTCCCAgcccaagaaagaaatgaaggctaAATCACGTTCTAGGTCTGCATCTCACACCAAAACTAGAGGCACCTCTAAAACAGATTCCAAAACACATTATAAGTCTGGCTCAAGATATGAAAAGGAATCAAGGAAAAAAGAACCACCTAGATCCAAATCTCAGTCAAGATCACAGTCTAGGTCTAGGTCAAAATCTAGGTCAAGGTCTTGGACTAGTCCCAAGTCCAGTGGCCACTGA